From the genome of Thermoflexus hugenholtzii, one region includes:
- a CDS encoding serine/threonine-protein kinase — MLKPGTLLHGRYRILRPIGRGGMGAVYEAEDTLLEGRRCAIKEILLGFEADPAYREQARAQFYREASVLARLDHPNLPKVSDYFSEGDRDYLVMDFVPGRDLRELIDEARESGRFLDERTVLSWAEQLCDALDYLHRQNPPIVHRDIKPSNIKLTPDGRIKLVDFGLVKLLAPDEDRTITILQGRGTAAYTPLEQYGGDVGHTDIRSDIYALGATLYHLLTNTPPPDARQRFLKPDSLIPPRALNPRISPRVERAILNAMALHPDDRPPSIAAFRAELLGTAPPSPPAAVWAPPESLWEVLWRRHRLLALVALGIFVLALLITLMHG; from the coding sequence ATGCTCAAGCCGGGGACGCTGCTCCACGGCCGCTATCGCATCCTGCGCCCCATCGGACGAGGTGGGATGGGCGCCGTCTACGAAGCCGAGGACACGCTGCTGGAGGGACGCCGCTGCGCCATCAAGGAGATCCTGCTCGGCTTCGAGGCGGATCCTGCCTATCGGGAGCAGGCCCGCGCCCAGTTCTATCGCGAGGCCAGCGTCCTGGCCCGGCTGGATCATCCCAACCTCCCCAAGGTCTCGGATTATTTCTCCGAAGGGGATCGGGATTACCTGGTGATGGATTTCGTCCCCGGCCGGGACCTGCGGGAGCTCATCGACGAGGCCCGGGAGAGCGGCCGCTTCCTCGACGAGCGGACGGTGCTGAGCTGGGCGGAGCAGCTGTGCGACGCCCTGGATTACCTGCACCGGCAGAACCCGCCCATCGTCCACCGGGACATCAAGCCCTCGAACATCAAGCTGACCCCCGACGGCCGGATCAAGCTGGTGGATTTCGGGCTGGTCAAGCTCCTGGCGCCGGATGAGGACCGCACCATCACGATCCTGCAGGGGCGGGGCACCGCCGCCTACACGCCGCTGGAGCAGTATGGGGGGGACGTCGGGCACACGGACATCCGTTCAGACATCTACGCCCTGGGGGCCACGCTCTATCATCTGCTGACCAACACGCCCCCGCCGGACGCACGGCAACGTTTCCTGAAGCCGGACAGCCTGATCCCGCCCCGCGCCCTCAACCCGCGCATCTCCCCCCGGGTGGAGCGGGCGATCCTGAACGCCATGGCGTTGCATCCGGATGACCGTCCTCCCAGCATCGCTGCCTTCCGGGCCGAGCTGCTGGGGACGGCTCCGCCCTCCCCACCCGCAGCGGTCTGGGCGCCCCCCGAAAGCCTGTGGGAGGTCCTCTGGCGGCGCCACCGGCTCCTGGCCCTGGTGGCCCTGGGGATCTTCGTCCTCGCCCTGCTGATCACCCTGATGCACGGGTAG
- the lepA gene encoding translation elongation factor 4: MGLERIRNFCIIAHVDHGKTTLADRLLERTGTIQTRDGVELVLDSMDLERERGVTIKASAVRMRYTARDGQTYILNLIDTPGHVDFSYEVGRAMAACEGAVLLVDATQGIEAQTLANLYLALEHDLVIIPVVNKIDLPAARPDEVAREIAELIGVPESEVLRISAKLGIGVEEVLEAVVQRVPPPRGDPEAPLQALIFDSHYDPYKGVIAYVRVVNGALAMGRKILVMSTGVTSEPVEIGVFTPDFTPTGRLEAGEVGYVATGLKSVRECRVGDTLTTADRPAPEPLPGFRPPKPMVFASFYPSEGEDYELLREALEKLQLNDAALVFQPETSQALGFGFRCGFLGMFHMEIVQERLEREYGLDIVATAPSVEYEVVLRDGSVKTITRPSDLPDASWIEEIREPWMKVTIITPADYIGPVMDLITSRRGVYQNMTYLDPRRVMIEAEVPLAELLIDFYDALKSRTRGYASMDYTFIGYRAGDLVRLDILVHGQPVDALALIVHRDQAYARGRALVEKLREVIPRQLFDVAIQAAVGGRVIARATIKAMRKDVLAKCYGGDVTRKRKLLEKQKEGKKRLKMIGRVEVPQEAFLAVLRLGREA; this comes from the coding sequence ATGGGACTGGAGCGCATTCGCAATTTCTGCATCATCGCCCACGTGGATCACGGCAAGACCACCCTGGCGGACCGGCTCCTGGAGCGCACCGGCACCATCCAGACGCGGGATGGGGTGGAGCTGGTGCTGGACTCCATGGATCTGGAGCGGGAGCGGGGGGTCACCATCAAGGCCTCGGCCGTCCGGATGCGCTACACGGCGCGGGACGGGCAGACCTACATCCTGAACCTGATCGACACGCCGGGCCACGTGGACTTTTCGTATGAGGTGGGCCGGGCCATGGCCGCCTGTGAGGGGGCGGTGCTGCTGGTGGACGCCACCCAGGGCATCGAGGCCCAGACCCTGGCCAACCTCTATCTGGCCCTGGAGCACGACCTGGTGATCATCCCGGTGGTCAACAAGATCGATCTGCCTGCCGCGCGGCCCGACGAGGTGGCCCGGGAGATCGCCGAGCTCATCGGTGTCCCCGAGTCGGAGGTCCTCCGGATCTCCGCCAAATTGGGGATCGGCGTGGAGGAGGTCCTGGAGGCGGTGGTGCAGCGCGTCCCTCCCCCCCGGGGGGATCCGGAGGCCCCCCTCCAGGCCCTGATCTTCGACAGCCACTACGATCCTTACAAAGGCGTCATCGCCTACGTGCGGGTGGTCAACGGGGCCCTCGCTATGGGCCGGAAGATCCTGGTGATGTCCACCGGGGTGACCAGCGAGCCGGTGGAGATCGGGGTCTTCACGCCGGACTTCACCCCCACGGGCCGGCTGGAGGCGGGGGAGGTGGGCTACGTGGCCACGGGCCTCAAATCCGTGCGGGAGTGTCGGGTGGGGGATACCCTGACCACGGCGGACCGCCCGGCCCCCGAGCCGCTGCCGGGGTTCCGCCCTCCCAAGCCCATGGTCTTCGCCAGTTTTTACCCTTCGGAAGGCGAGGATTACGAGCTGTTGCGGGAGGCCCTGGAGAAGCTGCAGCTCAACGACGCGGCCCTGGTTTTCCAGCCGGAGACCTCCCAGGCCCTGGGCTTCGGCTTCCGGTGCGGCTTCCTGGGGATGTTCCACATGGAGATCGTGCAGGAGCGCCTGGAGCGGGAGTATGGGCTGGACATCGTGGCCACGGCCCCCAGCGTGGAGTATGAGGTGGTGCTGCGGGACGGCTCGGTGAAGACCATCACCCGTCCCTCGGATCTCCCGGACGCCTCCTGGATCGAGGAGATCCGGGAGCCGTGGATGAAGGTCACCATCATCACCCCGGCCGATTACATCGGGCCGGTGATGGATCTCATCACCTCGCGGCGGGGCGTTTATCAGAACATGACCTATCTGGATCCGCGGCGGGTCATGATCGAGGCCGAGGTCCCCCTGGCCGAGCTGCTCATCGATTTCTACGACGCCCTCAAGAGCCGCACCCGGGGCTACGCCTCCATGGATTACACCTTCATCGGGTATCGGGCGGGGGATCTGGTGAGGCTGGACATCCTGGTGCACGGCCAGCCGGTGGACGCCCTGGCGCTGATCGTGCACCGGGATCAGGCGTATGCCAGGGGGCGCGCTCTGGTGGAGAAGCTGCGGGAGGTGATCCCCCGCCAGCTGTTCGACGTGGCCATCCAGGCGGCGGTGGGGGGGCGGGTCATCGCCCGGGCGACCATCAAGGCCATGCGCAAGGACGTGCTGGCCAAGTGCTACGGGGGCGATGTCACCCGCAAGCGGAAGCTGCTGGAGAAGCAGAAGGAAGGCAAAAAGCGCCTCAAGATGATCGGCCGCGTGGAGGTCCCCCAGGAGGCCTTCCTCGCCGTCCTCCGGCTGGGCCGCGAGGCATAG
- a CDS encoding TIGR01777 family oxidoreductase, whose amino-acid sequence MRVLITGGTGLLGRALAERLCRAGYEVIALSRRPEPARLPPGVQGARWDGRTPEGWGHLVEGAIAIINLAGESIGQRWTEATKRRIRESRLNAGRAVVEAIAAARVKPHVVLQASAVGYYGARGEERLTEEDPPGNDFLARLAVDWEASTQPVEAMGVRRVILRTGIVLAKDGGALPRLLLPFRFFLGGPLGNGRQGWSWIHRDDWVEAARFLMENPEARGPYNLTAPQPVSNAELCRILGKVMGRPSWLPVPAFALRLLFGEGADFLLTGQFVLPRRLLEAGFTFRYPDPESALRAILRPTAS is encoded by the coding sequence ATGCGCGTGCTGATCACCGGAGGGACCGGATTGCTGGGCCGGGCGCTGGCGGAGCGCCTCTGTCGGGCTGGCTACGAGGTGATCGCGCTCTCGCGGCGGCCGGAGCCGGCGCGCCTGCCGCCGGGCGTGCAGGGGGCGCGCTGGGACGGGCGCACCCCGGAGGGATGGGGGCATCTGGTTGAGGGGGCCATCGCGATCATCAACCTGGCCGGGGAGAGCATCGGCCAGCGGTGGACCGAGGCCACCAAGCGCCGCATCCGCGAGAGCCGACTGAACGCCGGCCGCGCCGTCGTGGAGGCCATCGCCGCCGCCCGGGTGAAACCCCACGTCGTCCTTCAGGCCTCCGCCGTCGGTTACTACGGGGCGCGGGGCGAAGAGCGGTTAACGGAAGAAGATCCTCCGGGGAACGACTTCCTGGCCCGCCTGGCCGTGGACTGGGAGGCCAGCACGCAGCCCGTGGAGGCCATGGGAGTCCGCCGGGTGATCCTGCGCACCGGGATCGTTCTGGCGAAGGATGGGGGCGCCCTGCCCCGCCTGCTCCTTCCCTTTCGCTTCTTCCTGGGCGGCCCCCTCGGGAACGGCCGCCAGGGGTGGTCCTGGATCCATCGGGATGACTGGGTGGAGGCCGCGCGCTTCCTGATGGAGAACCCGGAGGCCCGGGGGCCCTACAACCTCACCGCCCCCCAGCCGGTTAGCAACGCCGAGCTCTGCCGGATCCTGGGGAAGGTGATGGGGCGCCCCTCCTGGCTGCCGGTGCCCGCCTTCGCCCTGCGCCTGCTGTTCGGGGAGGGGGCCGACTTCCTGCTCACCGGCCAGTTCGTGCTCCCCAGGCGTTTGCTCGAGGCCGGCTTCACCTTCCGTTACCCGGATCCCGAATCCGCCCTGCGGGCCATCCTGCGCCCCACCGCCTCGTAA
- a CDS encoding penicillin acylase family protein, which translates to MRRRMLLWIGIALGALILLLLAGGALAFYRASRQPFPQTRGTLRLPGLQAPVTVIRDRWGVPHIYASNLHDLFMAQGFVHAQDRFWQMEFWRHIGTGRLSEMLGKTTLNQDRFIRTLGWNRAARQDLERLGPEERAILEAYAAGVNAYLEQHRDRLPLEFTLFRLFGRRWEIEPWQPLHTVAWAKVMAWDLGGNWDDELLNARIVDRIGAERLKEIVLPYPADRPVIVPTPVAEVPEETLRALLDIGRSLQRMTLGDAPDIGSNNWVVAGSRTVTGKPLLANDPHLSIQMPSIWYEVALHCEPVTPECPLRVAGASFPGVPGIVIGHNDRIAWGVTNVGPDVQDLYLERANPQNPLEVEFQGKWEPVRVITEEIRIAGQAEPLLLPVRITRHGPVINDVVEALTRTQTLYAFRWTALEPSSIVQALLRLNRARNWEEFRAALADWDVPGQNFVYADVDGHIGYQATGRIPIRAKGNGLLPVPGWTGEYEWTGYVPYEEMPRRLDPPEGFIVTANNAVVDPAYPYFLAAVWDYGDRAQRITDLLRAKDRLSIEDMAAIQNDTFSLAAQAITPYILQVSFTDPLARQAQDLLRAWDFRATPESPAPTIFEAFLQHLLHEAWVDELGEEIVQELLTGGSHNRYWARWALAQPDLAWWDDLRTPQRETRDDIVRRAFEQAVAELRGRLGPDPRAWAWGKVHTATFVHGTLGQSGIGPVEAIFNRGPYPAPGTSAAVNNTGFNVQKGFAVRSLPSLRFIASTASWSDSRFIHTTGQSGQPYHPHYDDFIPLWLKGEYHPMLWSREEVERNAEGVLILQP; encoded by the coding sequence ATGCGCCGCCGTATGCTGCTCTGGATCGGGATCGCCCTGGGGGCCCTGATCCTGCTTCTCCTCGCTGGAGGCGCCCTCGCCTTCTACCGAGCCTCCCGCCAGCCCTTCCCCCAGACCCGCGGGACCCTCCGCCTCCCCGGCCTGCAGGCCCCGGTCACCGTCATCCGGGATCGCTGGGGAGTGCCCCACATCTACGCCTCCAACCTCCACGACCTGTTCATGGCCCAGGGCTTCGTCCACGCCCAGGACCGCTTCTGGCAAATGGAGTTCTGGCGCCACATCGGGACCGGGCGCCTCTCGGAGATGCTGGGGAAGACCACCCTGAACCAGGACCGCTTCATCCGCACCCTGGGCTGGAACCGGGCCGCTCGGCAGGACCTGGAGCGCCTCGGCCCGGAGGAGCGGGCCATCCTCGAAGCCTACGCGGCCGGGGTGAACGCCTACCTGGAACAGCATCGGGATCGCCTGCCCCTGGAGTTCACCCTCTTCCGGCTGTTCGGACGCCGCTGGGAGATCGAGCCCTGGCAGCCCCTGCACACCGTGGCCTGGGCCAAGGTGATGGCCTGGGATCTGGGGGGCAACTGGGACGACGAGCTGCTCAACGCCCGCATCGTGGACCGGATCGGCGCCGAACGCCTGAAGGAGATCGTCCTCCCCTACCCTGCCGACCGCCCGGTCATCGTCCCGACGCCGGTAGCCGAGGTCCCGGAGGAAACCCTCCGGGCGCTGCTGGACATCGGCCGCTCCCTCCAGCGGATGACCCTGGGAGATGCCCCGGACATCGGGTCCAACAACTGGGTGGTGGCCGGATCCCGCACCGTCACCGGAAAGCCTCTCCTGGCCAACGATCCGCACCTCAGCATCCAGATGCCCAGCATCTGGTATGAGGTGGCCCTGCACTGCGAGCCCGTCACCCCCGAATGCCCCCTCCGGGTCGCCGGCGCCTCCTTCCCCGGCGTCCCCGGCATCGTGATCGGCCACAACGACCGCATCGCCTGGGGCGTGACCAACGTGGGGCCCGATGTCCAGGACCTCTATCTGGAGCGGGCGAACCCTCAGAACCCCCTCGAGGTCGAATTTCAGGGGAAGTGGGAGCCCGTCCGGGTGATCACCGAGGAGATCCGCATCGCCGGACAGGCGGAGCCTCTTCTCCTCCCGGTGCGGATCACCCGGCACGGCCCGGTGATCAACGACGTGGTGGAAGCCCTGACCCGCACCCAGACCCTCTACGCCTTCCGCTGGACCGCCCTGGAGCCCTCCTCCATCGTGCAGGCGTTGTTGCGTCTGAACCGTGCCCGGAACTGGGAGGAATTCCGCGCCGCCCTGGCCGACTGGGACGTCCCCGGCCAGAACTTCGTCTACGCCGACGTCGACGGCCACATCGGCTACCAGGCCACCGGCCGCATCCCCATCCGGGCGAAGGGGAACGGCCTGCTGCCCGTCCCGGGCTGGACCGGCGAATACGAGTGGACCGGATATGTCCCCTATGAGGAGATGCCCCGGCGGCTGGACCCACCGGAGGGCTTCATCGTCACCGCCAACAACGCGGTGGTGGATCCAGCCTATCCCTACTTCCTGGCCGCCGTGTGGGATTACGGAGACCGGGCCCAGCGCATCACGGATCTGCTCCGGGCGAAGGACCGGCTCTCCATCGAGGATATGGCCGCCATCCAGAACGACACCTTCTCCCTGGCCGCCCAGGCCATCACGCCCTACATCCTCCAGGTCTCCTTCACCGACCCCCTCGCCCGCCAGGCCCAGGATCTCCTGCGGGCCTGGGATTTCCGAGCCACCCCGGAGAGCCCGGCCCCCACGATCTTCGAGGCTTTCCTCCAGCATCTCCTTCACGAAGCGTGGGTGGACGAGCTGGGCGAGGAGATCGTGCAGGAGCTGCTGACCGGGGGCAGCCACAACCGATACTGGGCCCGCTGGGCGCTGGCCCAGCCGGACCTGGCATGGTGGGACGATCTCCGCACGCCGCAACGGGAGACCCGCGACGACATCGTGCGGCGGGCCTTCGAGCAGGCCGTGGCCGAGCTGCGCGGGCGCCTCGGCCCGGATCCCCGCGCCTGGGCCTGGGGGAAGGTCCACACGGCCACCTTCGTCCACGGGACCCTGGGACAATCCGGTATTGGGCCGGTCGAGGCCATCTTCAACCGCGGCCCCTACCCGGCCCCCGGGACCAGCGCGGCGGTGAACAACACCGGGTTCAACGTCCAGAAAGGGTTCGCCGTCCGCAGCCTGCCCTCCCTCCGCTTCATCGCCTCCACCGCCAGCTGGTCCGACAGCCGCTTCATCCACACCACCGGCCAGTCCGGGCAGCCTTATCATCCCCATTACGACGACTTCATCCCGCTGTGGCTGAAGGGGGAGTATCACCCGATGCTCTGGTCCCGGGAGGAGGTGGAGCGGAATGCGGAGGGCGTCCTCATCCTGCAGCCGTAG
- a CDS encoding right-handed parallel beta-helix repeat-containing protein has translation MRFEDNVYLRVDGRLVVTGTETAPITFTTASTTTVAPGRWYFIRFASGSSGVMRRCVVNSAGAGNYAALWIESSDVVVEDCRIHHNAGAGAYVVGSAPTLAGNAIYLNGGPGLVTSNSQPILRGNLFYRNAGFGIRNDTPARTVNARQQAWGHPTGPYHPSRNPMGLGDRVSDGVDFEPWLRVAGVFIPENQPPQAFVVNPAADGFTFNALPLQFQIWVTDTDALTGTTFVQDMIYLRAEIRQGGTVVAVYDQVESPAGWDRGFYRIESSEGVTATLTLTRALPPGDYTIRVTAFDGIGMGTGPERAFSVNLTAWGIASVQPEEILAVPGLTQTLTLYGYGFTSGAQVWLEQVISDTERVDPESVIRVSEEELRVRVNMGGLSGLWDVVVRQGGEERRFPLYVFPYMPVMVVESQPPARPRPGFLLPFEVRVTNAGTAPGVALVMATTPTGTQVITVTAAAGGVEVVKREGNLALYAIRVEPGDTRTATVWFRIPWEAVGDAPGQLRLGAPLFMYSELLGMTTVEGWELLRAEMDDQTPERLTLLMMAGWMMLEGHYEQRFIDLINWQRARGLEWWERLYIRNPVLASVLIQAAVQAILPAWYEALGGREALPPYVELNFERVLEGSTGMARPAGIGTLQYSGGLWDNLKLFGATVKEMFSFEGWETMEASAKAIGAGLVEGLTLGFVKLNPVPDLECQDPYIQMAVKWGRVAGNIAAIAVPLKLSVPIKIYGSERLAALAHSVNQRLIQLGRSHYKVIASTLDSGAQKLLNTLQRVDGALNRLGINSNLSNIQFGWGPPGRRDILLWNKYKLTLSGNDIEPIRVGLSKIVKVGDEYYDVNIFHYGERVVGEELVRDQFGNVLGRKIVTDPHMGYGSSGKPVIDRNTGQPMRDEWGNIIMAAGPHYYTKHYFRMGRDNIPYFTKEGKLNPAFVDELRESFAQSRPLNVVVMYNTKDFVNQVLSSDDQHLVSPVGASGTSATSDCGGSRSVPLRASWDPNDIQGLPSRVYIDPSQALMFTIRFENVATATAEAETVVVTMTLDPNLDWSALQMLGSSHPDKLQLRADEESRVLVWAFNGINLPPNRNPPEGEGWVRFRVRPKANLGSGTVLTAQAVIVFDVNPPIWTNVITYVIDVTPPVTPTLSDPSVAGDQIRLRVRTQDEHSGLSRLAVYYSRDGGQAWSLGTDLMLTEPVRELNQVFAFSVPGGGDYQIRVDARDEVGMGITSEPITVRVPYRLFLPLVLRQAGGARSSGQAVEEGAPAAPSIPTPEPREMAPPPGSALPAFRKVPRRRRAHP, from the coding sequence GTGCGGTTTGAGGACAATGTGTATTTGCGGGTGGATGGGCGGCTGGTTGTAACGGGGACGGAGACGGCGCCGATTACGTTTACTACGGCGAGCACGACGACGGTGGCGCCGGGGCGCTGGTATTTCATTCGGTTTGCGAGTGGTTCTTCGGGGGTGATGCGGCGGTGTGTGGTGAACTCGGCGGGTGCTGGCAACTATGCGGCGTTGTGGATTGAGAGTTCGGACGTGGTGGTGGAGGACTGCCGCATCCACCATAACGCAGGCGCCGGGGCGTATGTGGTGGGCAGCGCCCCTACGCTGGCCGGGAACGCCATCTACCTCAACGGCGGGCCGGGCCTGGTGACCTCGAACAGCCAGCCCATCCTTCGGGGCAACCTCTTCTACCGCAACGCCGGCTTCGGGATCCGCAATGACACCCCTGCCCGGACGGTGAACGCCCGCCAGCAGGCGTGGGGCCATCCCACGGGCCCGTATCATCCCTCCCGGAACCCCATGGGCCTGGGGGACCGGGTGAGCGACGGGGTGGACTTCGAGCCCTGGCTGCGGGTGGCCGGCGTCTTCATTCCGGAGAATCAGCCCCCGCAGGCTTTCGTGGTGAATCCGGCGGCCGACGGCTTCACCTTCAACGCCTTGCCTCTGCAGTTTCAGATCTGGGTCACGGACACCGACGCCCTGACCGGGACGACCTTCGTCCAGGACATGATCTATCTGCGGGCGGAGATCCGGCAGGGTGGAACGGTGGTGGCGGTCTACGACCAGGTGGAGAGCCCGGCGGGCTGGGATCGGGGGTTCTATCGGATTGAGTCGAGCGAGGGGGTGACGGCCACCCTGACCCTGACCCGCGCGCTGCCGCCCGGGGATTACACGATTCGGGTCACGGCCTTTGACGGCATCGGGATGGGGACGGGGCCGGAGCGGGCCTTCTCGGTGAACCTGACCGCCTGGGGCATCGCCAGCGTTCAGCCGGAGGAGATCCTGGCGGTGCCCGGGCTGACCCAGACGCTGACCCTTTACGGGTATGGCTTCACGAGCGGGGCGCAGGTGTGGCTGGAGCAGGTGATCTCGGACACGGAGCGAGTGGATCCGGAATCGGTGATCCGGGTTTCGGAGGAGGAGCTGCGCGTCCGGGTGAACATGGGCGGGCTCAGCGGCCTGTGGGACGTGGTGGTGCGGCAGGGCGGCGAGGAGCGCCGCTTCCCGCTGTATGTGTTCCCCTACATGCCGGTGATGGTGGTGGAATCGCAGCCTCCGGCGCGCCCCCGGCCGGGCTTCCTTCTGCCCTTTGAGGTGCGGGTGACGAACGCGGGGACGGCCCCGGGGGTGGCGCTGGTGATGGCGACGACGCCGACGGGGACGCAGGTGATCACGGTGACGGCGGCCGCCGGGGGCGTGGAGGTGGTGAAGCGGGAGGGCAACCTGGCCCTTTACGCCATTCGCGTGGAGCCGGGGGATACGCGGACGGCGACGGTGTGGTTCCGGATCCCGTGGGAGGCGGTGGGGGATGCGCCGGGCCAGCTGCGCCTGGGAGCGCCCCTGTTTATGTATAGCGAGCTGCTCGGGATGACGACGGTGGAGGGCTGGGAGCTCTTGCGGGCCGAGATGGACGACCAGACGCCGGAGCGGCTGACGCTGCTGATGATGGCGGGCTGGATGATGCTGGAGGGCCATTACGAGCAACGGTTCATCGATTTGATCAACTGGCAGCGCGCGCGGGGCCTTGAATGGTGGGAGCGTCTGTATATCCGGAATCCGGTTCTGGCTTCGGTCCTGATCCAGGCGGCGGTGCAGGCGATTCTGCCGGCCTGGTATGAGGCCCTCGGGGGTAGGGAGGCCCTGCCGCCGTATGTAGAGTTGAACTTTGAGCGGGTGCTGGAGGGATCGACGGGCATGGCCCGTCCGGCCGGGATCGGCACGCTGCAATACAGCGGTGGCCTTTGGGACAATTTGAAGTTATTCGGGGCCACCGTTAAAGAGATGTTCTCGTTTGAGGGCTGGGAGACGATGGAGGCCTCTGCCAAGGCCATAGGGGCCGGCCTTGTGGAAGGGCTGACCTTGGGGTTCGTCAAGCTGAATCCGGTTCCGGATTTGGAGTGCCAGGATCCCTACATTCAGATGGCGGTGAAGTGGGGTCGTGTGGCTGGCAATATCGCAGCCATAGCCGTGCCGCTCAAACTGAGCGTGCCCATCAAGATCTACGGTTCTGAGCGACTGGCAGCCCTGGCGCATAGTGTGAACCAGCGTCTGATCCAACTCGGCCGATCGCACTACAAGGTGATTGCCTCTACCCTGGATTCGGGCGCTCAGAAGCTGTTGAACACGCTGCAGCGGGTGGATGGGGCGCTAAACCGATTGGGGATCAATTCGAATCTATCGAACATCCAATTCGGCTGGGGCCCACCGGGTCGGCGGGACATCTTGTTGTGGAACAAGTATAAGCTCACTCTGAGCGGCAATGATATCGAGCCGATTCGTGTCGGATTAAGCAAGATTGTGAAAGTTGGTGACGAATATTATGATGTAAATATCTTCCACTATGGCGAGCGAGTAGTGGGAGAGGAATTGGTTAGGGATCAATTCGGCAATGTGCTTGGCAGGAAAATCGTTACAGATCCGCACATGGGATATGGCAGTTCAGGCAAGCCAGTGATAGATCGGAACACCGGGCAGCCTATGCGAGATGAGTGGGGGAACATAATTATGGCCGCTGGCCCACACTATTACACTAAACATTACTTCCGGATGGGCCGTGACAACATACCTTATTTTACTAAAGAAGGGAAACTGAATCCGGCTTTCGTTGATGAGTTGCGGGAAAGTTTTGCGCAGTCTCGTCCATTGAATGTCGTAGTCATGTATAATACTAAGGACTTTGTCAACCAAGTGCTTTCCAGTGATGATCAGCATCTTGTGAGCCCTGTGGGCGCTTCGGGAACCTCCGCGACATCAGATTGTGGCGGGAGCCGGTCGGTGCCGTTGCGGGCCTCCTGGGATCCGAACGATATCCAGGGTTTGCCGAGCCGGGTTTATATTGATCCGTCTCAAGCGTTGATGTTCACCATCCGTTTCGAGAACGTGGCCACGGCGACGGCGGAGGCCGAAACGGTGGTGGTGACCATGACCCTGGATCCGAACCTGGACTGGTCAGCCCTTCAGATGTTGGGGAGCAGCCACCCGGACAAGCTGCAGCTGCGCGCCGATGAGGAGTCGCGGGTGCTGGTCTGGGCCTTCAATGGCATCAATCTGCCCCCCAATCGGAATCCGCCGGAGGGAGAGGGGTGGGTGCGCTTCCGGGTCCGGCCGAAGGCGAACCTCGGCAGCGGCACGGTTCTGACGGCCCAGGCGGTCATCGTCTTTGATGTGAACCCGCCCATCTGGACAAACGTGATCACATATGTCATCGATGTCACGCCGCCGGTGACGCCCACGCTTTCGGATCCTTCGGTCGCCGGAGATCAGATCCGCCTGCGCGTGCGGACCCAGGATGAGCACTCGGGCCTCTCCCGCCTTGCCGTTTACTACAGTCGCGATGGGGGTCAGGCGTGGAGTCTGGGGACAGACCTGATGCTAACCGAGCCGGTCCGGGAGTTGAATCAGGTATTCGCCTTCTCCGTCCCCGGCGGCGGCGATTATCAAATCCGGGTCGACGCACGGGATGAAGTGGGGATGGGCATCACATCGGAGCCGATAACGGTTCGGGTGCCGTATCGGCTCTTCCTGCCGCTGGTGCTGCGGCAGGCGGGCGGGGCGCGTTCGAGCGGCCAGGCGGTGGAGGAGGGAGCCCCCGCGGCGCCGTCCATCCCGACGCCGGAGCCGCGGGAGATGGCCCCGCCGCCGGGGAGCGCCCTTCCTGCCTTCCGCAAGGTTCCCCGCCGGCGGCGGGCCCATCCATAA